The Octadecabacter arcticus 238 genome contains a region encoding:
- a CDS encoding IS30 family transposase, with amino-acid sequence MDIRSKHLSSEDRGVILAEHNRGSSQRLIGQLLHRPASTICRELARGRQEDGSYCPQAARQAYDARRARCRRERKLVEGSDLYRFVHGKLVHLHWSPEQIAQRLRLMKPDDPSAHVSHETIYAAIYAQPRGGLKAAMIEALRQAKPKRGLKRRTAAGSAMVPESLRIINCPEEIEARLVPGHWEGDLIKGAFNRSSVGTLVERKTRFVILCKMDGNGAEAALDSFTRQMRRLPAALRKSMTYDRGSEMACHPELARRLKIDIWFCDPHAPWQRGSNENTNGLLRQYMPKGTDLNGASQTWLNDVANLMNNRPRKTLGWRTPAEAMADEIAAFKSTVALDV; translated from the coding sequence ATGGACATACGAAGCAAGCACCTCAGCAGCGAGGACCGTGGCGTGATATTAGCCGAGCATAATAGGGGCAGCAGTCAGCGGTTGATCGGCCAGCTTTTGCATCGCCCGGCGAGCACGATCTGCCGTGAGCTGGCGCGAGGTCGGCAGGAAGACGGCAGCTATTGCCCGCAAGCGGCGCGGCAGGCCTATGATGCCCGGCGTGCGCGCTGCCGCCGCGAGCGCAAGCTTGTGGAGGGGAGCGATCTTTATCGTTTTGTTCATGGCAAGCTCGTACATCTGCACTGGTCGCCTGAGCAGATTGCGCAGAGACTGCGTCTCATGAAGCCTGATGATCCATCCGCCCATGTAAGCCATGAGACCATCTATGCCGCGATTTACGCGCAGCCACGTGGTGGGCTGAAGGCGGCGATGATCGAGGCGTTGCGTCAAGCGAAGCCTAAGCGTGGGCTCAAGCGCAGGACAGCGGCGGGCAGTGCTATGGTCCCGGAATCATTGCGCATTATCAATTGCCCTGAAGAGATCGAAGCGCGACTGGTACCAGGCCATTGGGAGGGCGACCTCATCAAGGGCGCATTCAATCGCTCGTCAGTGGGGACCTTGGTCGAGCGCAAGACACGCTTTGTCATTCTTTGCAAAATGGACGGCAATGGGGCCGAGGCCGCGCTCGACAGCTTCACCCGCCAGATGAGACGACTACCCGCTGCTTTGCGCAAGAGCATGACCTACGACCGCGGCTCCGAAATGGCCTGCCACCCCGAACTCGCCAGACGGTTGAAGATCGATATCTGGTTCTGCGATCCGCATGCGCCTTGGCAGCGTGGCAGCAACGAGAACACCAACGGACTGCTGCGTCAGTACATGCCCAAAGGAACTGACCTGAACGGTGCAAGCCAAACATGGCTGAACGACGTTGCAAACCTGATGAACAACCGCCCGAGAAAAACTCTCGGTTGGAGAACACCCGCTGAAGCCATGGCCGACGAAATCGCGGCCTTCAAATCAACCGTTGCACTTGATGTTTGA
- a CDS encoding IS256-like element ISOan3 family transposase: protein MKKTITASAGLASASNVHQLVETAWDKVGESFEQFCLTAGVASLVQMFGEDADTLAGGRYEHCTDKPGHRWGTAKGQVGFHGGKIELERARVRDKVTGKEIVLPSWEEASSGGFLEQWAMSLMLMNVSTRKYDRAVRLPEAKVPNKAGSGLSRSAVSRRFKALTQARLDEWMSSDLSELDLVAIQIDGLHLDDHLLVLAAVGVEVSGEKHPLGVIEGATENAATVQALLDNLIERGLDPAGCYLFIVDGAKALTKAIRRTFGADIPIQRCQIHKARNITDRLPPKLHASVRRALKQAWELDDADKAERLMRNLAQRLELEAPDVSKSILEGLDEILTVVRLGLPVELRRSLASTNIIESMNSVIRQVCRNVKRWRDAKMALRWTGAGMLEAAKGFRRLKAYKQLPILKQALLDHRNTVTLDQIKDVA, encoded by the coding sequence ATGAAGAAGACTATCACAGCAAGCGCTGGACTTGCCAGCGCGTCGAATGTTCATCAACTCGTGGAAACAGCCTGGGACAAAGTTGGCGAGAGCTTCGAGCAGTTCTGCCTGACGGCGGGCGTCGCCAGTCTGGTTCAGATGTTTGGTGAGGACGCAGATACGCTGGCGGGTGGCCGATACGAGCATTGCACTGACAAGCCTGGCCACAGATGGGGCACCGCGAAAGGTCAGGTTGGGTTCCATGGTGGGAAGATTGAGCTGGAGCGCGCCCGTGTGCGCGATAAAGTGACCGGTAAAGAGATTGTCCTGCCGAGCTGGGAAGAGGCCTCCTCGGGTGGCTTCCTTGAACAATGGGCAATGAGCCTAATGTTGATGAATGTTTCCACCCGTAAGTATGACCGAGCTGTACGGCTGCCCGAAGCGAAGGTGCCTAATAAGGCAGGGAGCGGGCTGTCCAGGTCAGCAGTTTCGCGTCGCTTCAAAGCACTCACCCAAGCGCGCCTGGATGAGTGGATGTCATCTGATCTATCGGAGCTTGACCTTGTAGCGATCCAGATCGACGGGCTGCATTTGGACGATCATTTGTTGGTGCTTGCGGCCGTGGGTGTGGAGGTTTCAGGCGAAAAGCACCCTCTGGGCGTCATTGAAGGGGCGACCGAGAACGCCGCGACGGTTCAGGCGCTTTTGGACAATCTGATAGAGCGTGGGCTCGATCCAGCGGGCTGCTATTTGTTCATCGTAGATGGGGCTAAGGCACTGACCAAGGCAATTCGGCGCACATTTGGTGCCGATATTCCCATCCAAAGATGCCAGATACACAAGGCCCGCAACATAACTGACAGGCTTCCTCCAAAGCTGCACGCCTCCGTACGCCGCGCGCTGAAGCAAGCATGGGAGCTTGATGATGCCGACAAAGCCGAGCGGTTGATGCGGAATCTTGCCCAGCGACTAGAGCTTGAGGCTCCGGACGTTTCAAAGTCGATCCTTGAGGGCCTAGACGAAATTCTAACTGTTGTTAGGTTGGGGCTACCTGTGGAATTGAGACGCTCATTGGCCAGCACCAACATCATTGAATCTATGAACAGCGTGATCCGACAGGTCTGTCGAAACGTCAAACGCTGGCGCGATGCAAAAATGGCGCTGCGCTGGACAGGGGCTGGTATGCTGGAAGCCGCGAAAGGCTTCCGCCGCCTAAAGGCCTACAAGCAACTCCCCATTCTCAAGCAAGCTTTGCTAGATCATCGCAATACCGTAACGCTTGACCAAATCAAGGACGTCGCCTAA
- a CDS encoding integrase core domain-containing protein: MQIIGLHKNVYKLYAWARTQECLDVYRIKYEGQVRQWDDLRTEGVSLSKCAEFVGISRATYYRHKRILKDLAQAIIPPSKAPKRCNKSQWGEAEKQLVLEARRDNETYGKEKIGAILRRDKKQTMSDSTVGRILSFLRKKGLITRSRSAPQKRKRNFSKGHAKGWKYRDYKDIVVGERVQIDHMTATKNGVTCKHFQAWERCSKHIHAQVYSNATARSAKRFLQELVEIAPYKIISIQVDGGSEFMADFETACEQMEIPLIVLPPARPKYNGGVERGNRTFREEFYACRDLIADSIGAMRFELRKAVDKYNTFRPHHALKGKTPME; encoded by the coding sequence ATGCAAATCATCGGACTGCACAAGAACGTTTATAAACTTTATGCTTGGGCGCGGACACAAGAATGTTTGGACGTGTACCGTATCAAATACGAAGGTCAGGTTCGGCAATGGGACGACTTACGTACAGAGGGCGTTTCTCTATCAAAGTGCGCTGAATTCGTCGGCATCTCGCGCGCGACATATTACCGTCACAAGCGTATTTTGAAGGATTTGGCGCAGGCAATCATACCGCCTTCAAAGGCTCCCAAACGCTGCAACAAGTCACAGTGGGGCGAGGCAGAAAAGCAATTGGTGCTTGAGGCCCGCCGCGACAATGAAACCTACGGTAAGGAGAAAATAGGGGCCATCTTGCGTCGCGACAAAAAGCAAACCATGAGCGATAGCACCGTGGGGCGCATTTTGAGCTTTCTAAGGAAAAAAGGCCTGATCACACGATCAAGATCTGCGCCCCAAAAGCGCAAGCGTAATTTTTCCAAGGGGCATGCCAAGGGATGGAAATATAGGGATTACAAAGATATTGTGGTTGGCGAGCGTGTGCAGATCGATCATATGACTGCCACGAAGAACGGCGTCACGTGCAAACACTTTCAAGCCTGGGAGAGGTGTAGCAAGCATATCCACGCGCAAGTTTATTCGAATGCCACGGCACGCTCTGCCAAACGGTTTTTGCAAGAACTCGTGGAAATAGCTCCCTATAAGATCATCTCAATTCAAGTCGATGGCGGGTCTGAGTTTATGGCCGATTTTGAGACAGCGTGCGAACAGATGGAGATCCCGCTCATTGTGCTGCCGCCAGCAAGGCCAAAATACAACGGTGGTGTCGAGCGCGGTAACCGCACCTTCCGCGAAGAGTTCTATGCATGTCGTGATCTCATTGCCGACAGCATAGGAGCGATGCGGTTTGAACTTCGAAAAGCCGTCGATAAATACAACACATTCAGGCCTCATCATGCCTTGAAAGGCAAGACACCAATGGAGTAA
- a CDS encoding HD domain-containing protein, producing the protein MERVNFTQMKDGTKEEYEFLTAHEIDYTKGTADRLMHALEHLDEGLSGYQITRLGHSAQAATRAWRDGADIDWVVSTLLHDIGDIFAPYNHDEYAATILKPFVREQCRWCVETHGDFQMLYYGQHLEGFDQNKRERHRGAKYFDDCAEFCERWDQTSFDPDYDTLPLSFFAPMVRDVFARKPYDPEVMQVPDQPLTVPQAAAERAVT; encoded by the coding sequence ATGGAACGTGTGAATTTCACCCAGATGAAAGATGGCACGAAGGAAGAATATGAATTCCTGACGGCTCACGAGATCGACTATACCAAAGGTACCGCGGACCGATTGATGCATGCTCTTGAGCATCTTGATGAAGGCCTTTCAGGATATCAAATCACCCGCTTAGGGCATTCGGCGCAAGCTGCGACCCGCGCTTGGCGCGACGGGGCGGACATCGATTGGGTCGTATCTACTCTTTTGCATGACATTGGGGATATTTTTGCACCGTACAATCATGATGAATATGCCGCGACTATCTTGAAGCCGTTTGTGCGCGAGCAATGCCGTTGGTGCGTCGAAACTCATGGTGATTTTCAGATGCTATATTATGGGCAACATCTGGAAGGATTCGATCAGAACAAGCGTGAACGTCATCGGGGTGCGAAGTATTTCGACGACTGTGCGGAATTCTGTGAACGGTGGGACCAGACCAGTTTTGACCCAGACTATGACACGTTACCGCTCTCATTTTTTGCGCCTATGGTACGAGACGTGTTCGCGCGCAAACCCTACGATCCAGAGGTCATGCAGGTCCCAGATCAACCTCTGACAGTGCCTCAAGCCGCTGCTGAACGTGCAGTTACTTAG
- the rplS gene encoding 50S ribosomal protein L19, producing the protein MNLIAQIEAEQIAELGKTIPDFRAGDTIRVGFRVTEGTRTRVQNYEGVCIARKNGKGIAGSFTVRKISFGEGVERVFPLYSTNIDEITVVRRGRVRRAKLYYLRERRGKSARIVEKTNYRAPSSADKA; encoded by the coding sequence ATGAACCTGATCGCACAAATCGAGGCGGAACAAATCGCCGAACTGGGCAAAACCATCCCAGACTTCAGAGCCGGTGACACCATTCGCGTCGGCTTCCGCGTGACCGAGGGTACACGTACCCGTGTGCAGAACTACGAAGGCGTCTGCATCGCACGCAAAAACGGTAAGGGCATCGCTGGCTCTTTCACTGTTCGCAAAATCTCATTCGGTGAAGGCGTGGAACGTGTGTTCCCGCTGTACTCCACCAACATCGACGAAATCACTGTTGTACGCCGAGGCCGCGTTCGTCGCGCCAAGTTGTACTACCTGCGTGAGCGTCGCGGTAAGTCCGCACGTATCGTGGAAAAGACAAACTACCGTGCGCCTTCCAGCGCCGA